A genomic region of Branchiostoma lanceolatum isolate klBraLanc5 chromosome 4, klBraLanc5.hap2, whole genome shotgun sequence contains the following coding sequences:
- the LOC136434024 gene encoding centriolar and ciliogenesis-associated protein HYLS1-like: MSDESSEFTEDDIRRQLAALGYHDVPESRLKQFARDLQDLVQHDRSKASSEDQSFASAASRADASAAAQPAFLLRQPTRTDTSHRHDPVEQPGYGKENQATRNFPIGHDRDAGFSREQTRPKSYYDRETRPTTAPARPAGYTHADSANDSRNESGFRVPKRKVLRKINGESRVFDESLTTESEVDDVSELGERLAGLPINEEDLYLSEDDVSQYRRQRPHSAGLWPHRPAGDEESEYAPHLPRSFIRPTVRLPQNRKSIKTDPVNRFHFYNRQWGAQKAPGEKKHKDLRWNVRELMMQKDEVVQKPQRVYVPNGYVVPTNKKRQALRWEVRHDIARGVLPQY, from the exons ATGTCAGACGAGTCTTCGGAATTCACCGAGGACGACATCCGCCGTCAGCTGGCCGCCCTCGGTTACCACGACGTGCCGGAATCTCGTCTGAAACAGTTCGCAAGGGACCTGCAGGACCTGGTGCAGCACGACCGGTCCAAGGCCAGCTCGGAGGACCAGAGCTTCGCGTCGGCAGCTTCCCGTGCGGACGCCTCTGCCGCCGCCCAGCCCGCCTTCCTACTGCGGCAGCCAACACGGACCGACACTTCACACAG ACATGACCCAGTAGAACAGCCAGGTTACGGTAAAGAAAACCAGGCTACCAGGAACTTTCCCATCGGACATGACAGGGACGCCGGCTTCTCTAGAGAGCAGACAAGACCAAAATCTTACTACGACAGGGAGACCAGACCGACGACTGCACCGGCCAGACCCGCCGGGTACACGCACGCCGACTCGGCGAACGACAGCAGGAACGAAAGCGGGTTCAGGGTACCGAAGAGAAAGGTCCTGAGGAAGATAAACGGAGAATCTCGAGTGTTTGACGAATCTCTCACGACGGAGAGCGAGGTAGATGACGTGAGCGAACTCGGGGAGCGCCTCGCCGGCCTCCCGATCAATGAGGAAGATTTGTACCTATCCGAGGACGATGTTTCGCAGTACAGGCGGCAACGGCCGCATTCGGCGGGGTTGTGGCCCCACAGGCCCGCGGGGGACGAGGAAAGCGAGTACGCACCGCACCTTCCACGCTCCTTCATCCGTCCTACAGTCCGTCTCCCGCAGAACAGAAAGAGCATCAAGACGGACCCTGTGAACCGGTTCCACTTCTACAACCGTCAGTGGGGGGCACAGAAGGCTCCGGGGGAGAAGAAGCACAAGGACCTGCGCTGGAACGTCCGCGAGCTCATGATGCAGAAGGACGAGGTGGTGCAGAAGCCGCAGCGGGTCTACGTGCCCAACGGCTACGTCGTGCCGACCAACAAGAAGCGACAGGCGCTGCGGTGGGAGGTCAGGCACGACATCGCCAGGGGAGTTCTGCCACAGTACTGA
- the LOC136434022 gene encoding uncharacterized protein isoform X1 yields MPSRQQLPLPEPSCALGVRACGDQGCRRHVRPVFDRPPESTPRTVTANSTGSSATVNQNTGKEEARLKMSSPKVTFLHTVNNFAVVGLLITPMVVSYWRGTWGLMDRYLLPQELVYSPWVSVGIGVPLLLMLNLLQSPLRRLAGRTDSCVVQHVCHVLYVYVHGFANVNHWRGVWKLLDVYTGINVTSVVVCAVLAVVLKAVMRTLYNTLAPPILVATDFSSDPFTITTRFRTDSSSCSLRFALDALFTVGFIGSAVVLFWRGTWEMFDLFLFPGNAQLTALSCLAIGFGLYLVQTVLQFPVMSLSRRLERYLLLQVVLEDIFNLVSAVCAVSYWRGVWLTCDLLLLPDAPTLSLLVSHAVGTGVLYLACAGRSVIVTGCVIDGEVGDGAGVRLGHYLKMDDLLSQYQPQSPEDGEGPQGNQAQMDKVPGKTVNAAVADDMVQQSRL; encoded by the exons ATGCCGTCACGCCAACAATTACCGCTGCCTGAGCCGTCCTGTGCGCTCGGAGTTCGGGCGTGTGGAGACCAAGGCTGTCGGCGACATGTCAGACCCGTGTTTGATCGCCCACCGGAGAGCACACCGCGGACTGTGACGGCAAACAG CACAGGATCTTCCGCCACCGTAAACCAAAACACCGGCAAAGAAGAAGCCCGGCTGAAGATGTCGTCGCCGAAAGTCACATTCCTTCACACCGTCAACAACTTCGCGGTGGTGGGTCTGCTGATCACCCCCATGGTGGTGAGCTACTGGCGCGGCACGTGGGGGCTCATGGACCGGTACCTCCTGCCGCAGGAGCTCGTCTACAGCCCCTGGGTGTCCGTGGGGATCGGCGTGCCCCTCCTCCTGATGCTCAACCTGCTGCAGTCCCCGCTCCGCCGCCTGGCCGGCAGGACCGACTCCTGCGTGGTCCAGCACGTCTGCCACGTCCTCTACGTCTACGTGCACGGCTTCGCCAACGTCAACCACTGGCGCGGCGTCTGGAAGCTGCTGGACGTCTACACGGGCATCAACGTCACCAGCGTCGTCGTCTGCGCCGTCCTCGCCGTCGTGCTGAAGGCCGTGATGCGAACTCTGTACAACACTCTGGCTCCGCCCATCCTGGTGGCCACGGACTTCAGCAGCGACCCGTTCACCATCACGACCCGGTTCAGGACCGACTCCAGCAGCTGCTCGCTGAGGTTCGCTCTGGACGCGCTCTTCACCGTGGGGTTCATAGGCTCCGCGGTGGTGCTCTTCTGGCGCGGGACGTGGGAGATGTTCGACTTGTTCCTGTTTCCCGGGAACGCGCAGCTGACGGCGCTGTCCTGCCTCGCCATCGGGTTCGGCCTGTACCTGGTGCAGACCGTTCTCCAGTTCCCGGTGATGAGCCTGAGCAGGAGGCTGGAGAGGTACCTCCTCCTGCAGGTGGTCCTGGAAGACATCTTTAACCTAGTGTCCGCAGTGTGTGCG GTGAGCTACTGGCGCGGCGTGTGGCTCACATGTGACCTGCTGCTGCTACCTGACGCCCCGACGCTGAGTCTGCTGGTGTCGCACGCCGTGGGGACAGGTGTGCTGTACCTGGCGTGCGCCGGACGGAGCGTCATCGTCACCGGCTGCGTCATCGACGGGGAGGTGGGAGACGGGGCGGGCGTCCGGCTGGGACACTACCTGAAGATGGACGATCTCCTCTCGCAg TACCAACCACAGAGCCCAGAAGACGGAGAAGGGCCTCAAGGAAACCAGGCACAGATGGACAAGGTGCCGGGGAAGACAGTCAACGCCGCAGTAGCGGACGACATGGTGCAACAGTCTAGGTTGTAG
- the LOC136434022 gene encoding uncharacterized protein isoform X2 — MSSPKVTFLHTVNNFAVVGLLITPMVVSYWRGTWGLMDRYLLPQELVYSPWVSVGIGVPLLLMLNLLQSPLRRLAGRTDSCVVQHVCHVLYVYVHGFANVNHWRGVWKLLDVYTGINVTSVVVCAVLAVVLKAVMRTLYNTLAPPILVATDFSSDPFTITTRFRTDSSSCSLRFALDALFTVGFIGSAVVLFWRGTWEMFDLFLFPGNAQLTALSCLAIGFGLYLVQTVLQFPVMSLSRRLERYLLLQVVLEDIFNLVSAVCAVSYWRGVWLTCDLLLLPDAPTLSLLVSHAVGTGVLYLACAGRSVIVTGCVIDGEVGDGAGVRLGHYLKMDDLLSQYQPQSPEDGEGPQGNQAQMDKVPGKTVNAAVADDMVQQSRL; from the exons ATGTCGTCGCCGAAAGTCACATTCCTTCACACCGTCAACAACTTCGCGGTGGTGGGTCTGCTGATCACCCCCATGGTGGTGAGCTACTGGCGCGGCACGTGGGGGCTCATGGACCGGTACCTCCTGCCGCAGGAGCTCGTCTACAGCCCCTGGGTGTCCGTGGGGATCGGCGTGCCCCTCCTCCTGATGCTCAACCTGCTGCAGTCCCCGCTCCGCCGCCTGGCCGGCAGGACCGACTCCTGCGTGGTCCAGCACGTCTGCCACGTCCTCTACGTCTACGTGCACGGCTTCGCCAACGTCAACCACTGGCGCGGCGTCTGGAAGCTGCTGGACGTCTACACGGGCATCAACGTCACCAGCGTCGTCGTCTGCGCCGTCCTCGCCGTCGTGCTGAAGGCCGTGATGCGAACTCTGTACAACACTCTGGCTCCGCCCATCCTGGTGGCCACGGACTTCAGCAGCGACCCGTTCACCATCACGACCCGGTTCAGGACCGACTCCAGCAGCTGCTCGCTGAGGTTCGCTCTGGACGCGCTCTTCACCGTGGGGTTCATAGGCTCCGCGGTGGTGCTCTTCTGGCGCGGGACGTGGGAGATGTTCGACTTGTTCCTGTTTCCCGGGAACGCGCAGCTGACGGCGCTGTCCTGCCTCGCCATCGGGTTCGGCCTGTACCTGGTGCAGACCGTTCTCCAGTTCCCGGTGATGAGCCTGAGCAGGAGGCTGGAGAGGTACCTCCTCCTGCAGGTGGTCCTGGAAGACATCTTTAACCTAGTGTCCGCAGTGTGTGCG GTGAGCTACTGGCGCGGCGTGTGGCTCACATGTGACCTGCTGCTGCTACCTGACGCCCCGACGCTGAGTCTGCTGGTGTCGCACGCCGTGGGGACAGGTGTGCTGTACCTGGCGTGCGCCGGACGGAGCGTCATCGTCACCGGCTGCGTCATCGACGGGGAGGTGGGAGACGGGGCGGGCGTCCGGCTGGGACACTACCTGAAGATGGACGATCTCCTCTCGCAg TACCAACCACAGAGCCCAGAAGACGGAGAAGGGCCTCAAGGAAACCAGGCACAGATGGACAAGGTGCCGGGGAAGACAGTCAACGCCGCAGTAGCGGACGACATGGTGCAACAGTCTAGGTTGTAG